The region GGATCTTGGGCAACGTCGGCAACAAGGCCATGCTGGCCGCGTTTGAATCGGTCGAGACGGTTTATCAACAACTGTGCCGCATGGCCAGCCATTCCGACTTCAAGCCGCGGTCGACTTACCGCCTTGATATCGATGGTGGTTATAAGCTGGTTGGCCCTGATGGTCTGTTGAAGCATTCCGAAATGTCGGAAACCGGATTCACCGCGAAGGTGGACACCTACGGTACCATGCTGACGCTGACGCGCCAGGACATGATCAACGACGACCTGGACGCGTTCGCGCAGATCGCGACCCAGTTGGGCATCATGGCCGGTACCGTGATGGAAGAAGTCTTCTGGAAGTTGGTCCTGGGCAACTTCAACAACTTCTTTAGCGTCGCCAACAAAAACAAGCTTTCCGGCGCGCAATACTCCTTGGGAATCGAAGGCCTGCAGAAGGCGGTCTCGGCGTTTAACAAGCGAGTGAAAAAGGACGGTTCGCCGATCCTACTTTCGCCAAAGAAGATCGCCGTCGGCACCTTGCTGGAAGACACGGCCAACGACCTCTACGTCGAAAAAGACGTTCAAGTTACCGGCACGGCCAGCAAGAAGTCGATCGCGTCGAACCGCCACCGCGGGAAGTACATGCCGGTCGCGTCGCCTTATCTCGACAACGAGGACATCCGCGATCGAGAAGGGAAAGCGATTCCGAATCAATCGGCTTCGAAGTACATCTTGTTTGCCGATCCGAAGAACCGCGCCGCCTTCGTGTGTGCCACGCTCAACGGCAACAACTTGCCCACGATTGAATCCGACGAATCGGCGTTCAACACGCTGGGCATGCAATGGCGCGGCGTGCATGACTTCGGCTTCGGTGAAGGCGAGCCAGAAGCCGCCTTGGAAGTCGACGGCACCGACTAAGCCGAACGGCTAACCGTTCAAATCTGACGCCGCGGCCAGGCCGCCGCGGCGTTCCTTTCACGAATCAACCAAGCCAAACCATTTAGCGAGATAGAGCAATGAGCTTCGAAGCAAAGTTTGACAGCGGCGACCCGTTGATGGTCGACCACGTACCAGCCGCGGCCGTTGCCGCCGGCGAAGTCGTCGTCCTGGCCGATACGGTCCGAATTGCCCACCGTGCCATCGCGGCCGGCGAAAAAGGCGCGTTGGCTGCCTGCGGTGGAACGTATGTCGTTCCCAAGGCTGCCGGTGGATCCACCGCGATCGCCGACGGCAAGAAGGTTTATTGGGACGACGCCAACAACCGAGTCACGGCGACCGCGTCGACCCACAAGCGTATCGGCTACGCCGTAGGCGCTTCGCTGGACGCCGACACCAGCCAGGTGATTGAACACGCACCTGGACCGGCCGAAGCGTAAGCCAAAGCAATCGAGGGGCAACGCGTCCGCGTCGGTTTGGGGGGATGGCCGGCGCGGCGCGTTGATACCTGGGGAACGAATCAATGGGATTTTTCGACGACGCAATCGCTTGGGCACGTGGACAGATTCACGACGCCGCGCCTTCGTTCATCGTCTATCAAACCGATAGCGATAGCCTGGCACTGAAAGCGACCAAGGGGGCGTCGGAATTCCAAGCCGAAGCGGGGGACGACTTCGCGGCCGAAGACCATACGATCGACTTCCTGATCGATCCGACAAAGCTGGTCGCGGCCGGGACGCCGTTTAAGCCGAAGGCAGGGCATGAGATCCACGAACTAGACGGCGAAGGGGGCAACCTGGTCGCCAAGTATCGCGTCACCGCATTGCCAGGCGTTCCGCCTTGGACCTGGTCTGGTCAATCGCGGGCAATGATGCGGATCCATTCGAGGCAAATCGGCGATGAGTGACAAAGGAGCTGCGATCGACCTGGCCGACGGCCTGGCGTGCAAACTTTCCGACCTGGGATTCCCAGCGGTGCGATCGCATTACCCGATCATCCGGTCCGACGATGTCGAAAGCGTGAAGATCTTCGCGATACCTGGTGGCAACAAGACAACGATCAAGTCACGCACCACCAACGCGCACGAAGTCGTGGCGTCGATCATGGTGGTTAAGAACTTGAAGGATCAGGAAGACGCCAGCGAATTCGACGGCGTCGCGCAGACGATCGAAGCGATCAAGCGGCTGTGGGAAAACCCGACACTGACCGACACGCTAGGCGACAACGCCGGGGCACTACGACGCGATCCGATCGCCGGCCTGGCATGGAAGGGCATCAATAGCGACGCCCTATTCGATCAGAATCGACTTTATGAACACAACCAGCTGGTGAGCATCATCCAGTTGACCTATTACGGAACCAGGTAGCCAGGGAGGGCAACCCGATGACTTTTGAACGCGATAGCGTCCTCGGTAAAGACTGTTTTCTTTATTACAACACCGGCACGAACGCGACGCCCGTCTGGGTCGAAATCGAACGCGCCATGGACGTCGACATCACGCCTTTTAGCAAAGGCAAGGCCGAACAAAAAAGCCGCGCGTCGAAGTGGAATTTCAAGCGTGGCACGTTCGTCGAGCTAGGCGTTTCGTTCGGCTACGACTACGAACCAGGTGGCGGCGACACTGTCTTCGCGGCTTTGCTCGATTCGATGCTGAACAATACGCCGATCGAGTTCTGGGCACCTGATGGACCGGCGGCCACGGTCGGATCCGGCGGCATGCGTATGGTCTGCGAAGTCTTCGAATGCCCCATGGGTCAAAAGCTGGAAGAAGCCGGCAAGTTCGATATCGCCGCGGAGATCACGCGTGTTACCGAAGGGGGCAGCCTGGTCGAACCGGAATGGTACGAAATCGAAGCGTAACGCCAGGCGTTTGACCTGGCGGAACCTTACCGCACAACAACCCGTTTTTTTGAATCTCTAACCTTTGAGGAATTGAAGCCGTGACACCTGAAGAAAAGCAAACCTTGGAGATCCTGACCCAAGCCACGAAGGATCTGAAAC is a window of Bremerella sp. TYQ1 DNA encoding:
- a CDS encoding DUF2190 family protein; amino-acid sequence: MSFEAKFDSGDPLMVDHVPAAAVAAGEVVVLADTVRIAHRAIAAGEKGALAACGGTYVVPKAAGGSTAIADGKKVYWDDANNRVTATASTHKRIGYAVGASLDADTSQVIEHAPGPAEA